CAAAAACGAAGAAGACATTCCCAAGCTCAACTCGGGAAACGCCCTTCTCGACATGGAATTACGCCAGCGACTGGTGGACAAACTGAAGTTTCCCGTCATCACCGTCCGTTATAAGCACTGGAAATTAGTGACCCGAGTTCTTGGCCCAGCCGAGTTCCCGCTCATATTTCCAGGCAAAGTGATGCTGATTGTTCAAGGCACGAGATTCGTTCCAAAACAAGATTTTCAGCTCAGTATAATCACCCGAGGCACCTCCGTGGAATGGCTGTCAAAGCCACTCGAAAACGTGATCAGGTTGTGGCCTGAGCTGAAAGAAGTAGGCGACAGAAAGCCCAGAAGTGATGCTGGAACCGAGGTGAAGAGCGGGCATTATGACGTTGATAGCCGCTTTGTCATCAAAACCACTCATCCACAACTGGTTGAAAAACTGTTTGAAAAACACCGCATCCGAGAAAAGATACTGGCCTCGCGAATGACCGGCTTTGCAGTGTCGAGCAACTTCAACCCAGATCAAACCTGGGGTAACGTGCTCAGTTTTTTCGATATAGTCCGCATCAATAGCGCAGAGGAGATGGCTACTTCCAACGCCTTCTTCCGCGACATGCTCGATGCCCTGTTCGAATTCGAATTGATCTCAAGCGAACCGCCTGAGCCTCTCGCTCTGGGCTCGAGAGTCTTCGACTTCTAACCGACTGTTCGCCGGTTTGTTTTCTATGCTTCCTGGAGTGCTCTCAAAGAAACTTCAGCACTGGACAAAAGCTTAGAAGCTCTGTCACTGTCGCGAGTCAACTGAGAAGAGAACCCGTAGTGCGGTTTCAGCACGACTTTCTCGGCGCCAACTCTCACGCCTTCACCGAGAAACGCTGTCAATCTCTGACTGGCTAAACGAGCACCGATTTCATCGCATTCATGCAGAATCAATGCCAGAGTCTTATTCCTGAATCGCACAACAATATCAGTTGGGCGCAAGTTCAGGTTAAACTGCTGTGCCACCGCATACAGTACTGCTTCCGTTTCTTGCAACGAACCATCTGGGCTTGTAAATTCAGCCAGCACAACGCTAAGAGGATACTTGTTCTCAAGGGCAAGTTCGATTTGACCTTCCAGCAACTGCACCAGGTACTCACGTGTGCATGTGCGCTTGAGCGGATCGCTTAGCTTTCCCGATGTCGACTGTTGCGGGTTGACCGCAGGGATGCTGTTCAAGGTTGCATTGGTAGTGCGATAAGCGCGACGTTCGATGCCGTTCGGCGCTCCGTATAGGTTGGACATTCATTTCACCTCTGGGTGCATAATCATCTGGGATTCCAACGGATACCTGAAAGCAGCTCGTGGTGATTGTAAGATCTTTTATCCACTCAGGATCGCGCCCGTCGCTTATTTGTTAAACATGTTTTGTAAACCCGTTTACTGAAAGCAATTCCAGACTTTACGCGCCTTAAAAGGAGCAGTTGAAAAGCTTCTGCAAGCAAAATGAAACGGCTCAACCATCACCTTTTCTTTATACTTTCAAAAACGATGACCGGAGACAGAAGTCCGTACACAAATTAGTCACAACCATGCCGCACTACAGACGGTGCCAGCAAAAATTCTGTGGAGTCAGCTCTATTTATTCCGGACGGAACGGATCTGGCGGTGGCGAACCTGACGACCGCCCTTCCATCTCGTCTTCGCGACGCGGTTGTGGTCGGGGTGGCGGGTTCTGCGGAGCATTCGGATTGCCTCCACTCGGACGCAACTTCTCGTTCAAAGCCTCTTTCAACAACTCGTTTTGTTTGAGCAAAGCTTTCAAGTGTTCGTTGGCAATGGCCAACTCAGCTTGCAACTCGGCCACTGTCTGTTCGTGCGTGACGCCTGTGACAGGGTCGCGTCCCGGCATCTTGGGCAACAACACATAACCAAGCTGCACGGCTTTCAAAGCTGCGGCGGTTCTTGTCGGCACTTTCAACTTGGCAAGAATACATTCGATATGTTTTTCAACTGTACGCAATTTCATATCGAGTTCTTCTGAAATTTCTTTATTGCGCAAGTCAAGTCGAATTAAAACTTCAATTTCGCGATCGGTGAGGTTCGAATTCGGCATCGAAGTTGCCGGGCTCTGCTTCACCAGCTGGGTGATTTTCGGGTCACAAAACGGCAAGCCACGCGTTACTTGCTCGATTGCCTCGAACAAAGTACGTGGACCGGAACTCTTCAAGCAAAATCCACGCGCCGACGCGCGCACAAGCTGATTGTGATACTTGGTGGCGTGATAGGAGTCAGTCAACACCAGCACGTTAGCCGTTGGCATCTCATCATGGACACGCCGGCAGATTTCTACGCCGTTCAAAATATCGAGGTCAACATCTGTTATTACGAAATCAGGCTTCATGCGACGAATCAAATCCATCGCCGCCATACCGTCGGATGCCTCTCCAACAATTTCGACTACTTCTGAAACAACCCGTTTGAGACCGAAGCGGATCAGTTCGTGACGCTCACACAACACTGTACGTGGTCGGAACACTGAGTGCCTCTGCGGTTGTGAATAAGAATCCAAGGAAATCTCCGAACCTAGTTTTTAAAATCTGGCACTTGGGCCACTGGTTAATTGTAACAACGCCTCAGAGAACTGACGGAGTATTCCAAAACTCCATATGTGGAAAGGTAAGGGATGACGCCCCCTTCGTCAAGTCAATCCCTTTCCAGCACGCAGATTTGAGACGCCAAGGGTATATCAAGTATGGGAAATATACGAAGCCTGTGGGATATCCCCCAATAGACTTGGCAGCCGCGGAATCGTTAAGCTGTGCTCACATTCGGAAATTATATGTATTGCACCTCACCAGATTTTCAAGCAAAAATGACTAACGTCCATAAATTCATCTACACCCTCGCAGTAGCCATGAGCATTCAGCTCGGTCTGGCCACCGAGCAGGCATTCGCAACCAAGCTCAATGCAGCGCCTCTGCCTCATGAGCGCGATTCAAAAGACTTCTCCAACGGCGAAGAGACCGTGATACCGCCAAGCGCAACTCGCTTCAAGCGCCGTCCAGATGCGCGCGAAGTCGAGAAACAACAGAAAGCAGACGAACTGGAAGCCCAGAAAAACGCCGCTCTCGCCAAAAAGCAACAGCTCGACGCAGAAGCAAAAGCACAGCAGCAGCAAATCGAAGCCTATAACAAGCAGGCTCAGATCGCCATAGAAGCCAACAACAGCGCCGTCGCCCTGGGTAAACAGGGTCGCTGGATGGAAGCGATAGCAGCCCATGAAAAAGCTGTTCAATACGACCCCAAGAACAAACAGTTCAGAGTCAATCTGTCAGCGGCACGCACAGCTTTCGGCCAACAACGGATGGCCCAGAAAGATTACGCGGGCGCTGCCAGCATGTTCCGCAAAGCTCTCAGCGCAGCACCTGATAACGGTCTGGCCGGCAAAATGCTGGTCGAGTGCATGAAGAAGAGCGGGCTCGATGCAACCAATGCAGACGTGAGAATTCAAGTTGGCGATCAACTGGCCGGTGCAAATGATTTCGAAGGCGCGGCGATTGAATACCAGGCAGCCATGCAGATTGAGCCGTCCGGGAAGACATACGTAAAAATGGGCGATATGGCCTATCGCTACGGACAGATCACCACAGCAACGAACTGGTATCGTCAAGCGATCATCAAAGATCCAAACTGTGGCGCAGCCCACAGGCAACTGGGATTCCTGGCGCTGGCTCAGCGTGACAATACATCGGCGGCGGCATCATTGCGCAAGGCAGTCATTCTCGACCCGAAAGACGTGGCAGCCGGGCAGCAACTTGTCGAGATCTGGCGCAAACAAGTAGCAACAAATCCTTTACTGGCAGAGAATCATCTAGGTCTGGCGGGCGCTCTGCAACTGACTGGAGATTTCGTCGGCGCAGAGAGTTCATATAGAAAGTTAGAAGCTCTCGATCCCAAAAATCCAGGACTGGAAGCCGGCCGTGCCAGCCTCAGTCGCGCCTACCAGCACGCGAAAGCGGAGAAACATAAACTCGCCTCCACCACCCTCTACAACCAGGGGCTGCGCCGCGAAGCACTGGCAGAAATCAATCAAGCAGTCATGCTCGAGCCAAGAAATGCCGAATATCAGTTTCTTCTAGGTGAATGCCTGGAAGCAAATGGCGACTATCAAAATGCGCACCAGGCCTACCTGACATGCGTGCTTATCGACCCGGAAAACAACAAAGAAGCCGCCGCTCGCATGAAAGCGATGCAAAATCAGAGCGGCATGACAGCTCAGCAATCGCAAAACGCAATCAGCCAGGTGACCAACAGATTGACGGGTGCAAACTCACAACATTCACCATTGGCAACACCACAAGCACAAGCGATGCCCGTGCAAACACAGCAGACCGCGCCTGCAGCTTTGGCTCAAGGCATGCCGACTGATAACAGTGGCGTGAGAAAGAATATGTTTGAAGGCGGAAGCGGCTCACCAACCCTTCCCCAGACCATGAACTTCAGAACTCATGACGAGTCGGAAGCAGCCCAATCAGGCACGGCAGTCGCCGCCGCCCCCGGTATCACAGCACCTCAAACTACAGCGCCTGCAGCCAATGACAATCTCGCGAAAGTGAGCGCCTGCGAGGCACAAAAGGACTACGCGGGAGCGGTGACAATTCTCCGCCAACTGCTGTCTGATAATCTCCAGAACCCGGACATACACCACCGACTGGCAGTCAATCTGATGTCAGCCGGAGAAATTAGCGAAGCAATCTCGGAATTTAGGATTGCAAGCGCACTAAATCCGAAGCAGAAGGCTTATGCTGAAGATCTAGCGAGAGCTATGTCCATTCATAAACGCTCTATGACGAGCGACGGAGCCGGAGCACCTCAATGAGCTTTTACTTTCAGGCACCTGATCTAGCCGAATTTCCGAGGCGATCTTACCGAAAGTTCCTTGAAGAAACACTGGGTAATCTGTTTGCTGAAATTTCACCAATAGCTAGCGAGTTCAGCACCCGCTACGAAGTCTCATTTGTCGGCCAGGACGGCAAAGTCCACTGGCGATTCGAAGATTACGCACCCGACTCAGGCTATCCGACGTCAGCCGAGGCGGCGCGCAAAACCAACATGACTCATGCAAAGCGCATGATGATGGAAGTCTGGTTACGCGACACCCAGACCCACGAACTGCGTAAATCAACCGCCTACGTTGCCGACGTGCCTGTAATCACCGACCGCGGAACATTTGTTATCAACGGCTCTGAACGTGTCGTACTCGGTCAGCTTGTCCGCGCTCCAGGCATCTACTTTTCACAGGGAGGGCCTAGCAGCTACAAAGCTCTCTGGCTGGCAGAACAGGGCGCACCAGTCAGCATCGAATTGGAACTCGATCCCGGTTCGGGCAAAACCAGTCGCGCCAAATGCAGAATCAAACTGCCTAAACGCAGCTGGATTGCAGCAACGACCGTATTGACGGCGATGGGTGTCGACGAGAACACCATGACCAAAAGAATCGCACCCCTGCTCGAGCGCAACCGCATCGAGTGGAAGAAAGTGTCACAGACTGAAGCTCTGGCAGTCGTGGGCAGGGGCTGGAAACCGGACGGCGGTGGTGGCGCCAGTGGTGGCGTCACGGCGTTGAAAGAATTGACCGAGAAACGCCGCTACAACATGGGCCACCTCGGTCGAAAACGTGTCAACAAGAAGCTTGGCGTTGACCACGAGTCGTTGCAACTCAGTGCCGAAGACATCATGGCAGCCGTCGAATATATTCTCAACCTGCCACTGGGTAACGGCACCACAGACAACATAGACAGCCTGGAGAACCGCCATTTGCGCGGTGTCGGCGACGTTTTGACGCGCGCCGTACGACCGGCTCTGGCTCAGATGGTCAAGTCGCTGAGAACGAGGCTGGAGCTCAATGAAGACGAAGAGATAGGCAGCCCCAACGACCTGGTCGACTGCCGTCCGGTCGCCAACGCCATGGTCAAATTCTTCTCGGGCAATCCTCTCGTTCAGTATCTGGACCAGCAAAACCCGCTCTCAGAGCTGTCTCACAGACGCAGAATCACCTCCTTCGGACCAGGCGGTATCGATCCAAACGCCGCTCCCAACGAAATGCGCGACGTGCATCCCTCTCAAATCGGCAGAGTCTGTCTGGTTGAATCACCAGAAGGAAAAAACTGCGGTCTTGTAGCGTACATGGCGACCTACTGTCGCATCGACGAAGACGGCTTCCTGACCGTGCCCTACCGCCGCGTTGTAGAAGGCAAAGTCACCGACGAAGTATGCTATCTCACCCCCGCCGACGACAAAGTCTACTCGCTGGCACCACCTGATACGAGAGTAATTGAAAACGAGATTCAAGGACCCTTCGTCAGCGGCAGACGCGGCGAAAGGTTTTTTGAGATGGAGCCCAAAGACGTCGATATGATCGGTATCGCGCCACAGGGTTTCATCTCTGTCGGATCGGGTCTGATTCCATTTCTAGAACACGACGATGCCAACCGCGCCCTCATGGGTGGTGGCATGATGCGCCAGACCCTGCCGCTTATCAAGCCTGAGCGCCCGCGTGTCGGCACAGGCATGGAGAAAATCGTCGCCCGTTCATCAGGACACTCTATCGTCGCCAGGCGAGCCGGCACTGTCACACGAGTCACAGGCAACGAAATCGTCGTTACCCAGGCAAGCGGCGAATCACGAACTTACAATCTAATACGCTTCGACCGCACTAACCAGAACACAATTTTGGACCAGCGGCCCGCCGTCAAAGAAGGCCAGAAAGTCGAAGCCGGTCAAATCATCGCCGATGGTCCTGCCATCGACAACGGCGAACTGGCTCTCGGTCGCAATCTTCTTATCGCCTTCCTGTCATGGCGCGGTCAGAACTTCGAAGACGCTATTGTCCTCAGAGAAGGACTGATTCGAGACGCCAAGCTCAGTCATATAGAAATAGAAAAGCACTCGGTCGGTGTTCACCAGACTTTGCGTGGTCCTGAGGTTCTCACGCCTGAACTTCCCAACGTGGCCAACAAAGATCTGGAACACCTGGACATGCGCGGCATCGCGAAGATAGGCAGTTATGTCAACCCGGGCGACATCCTCGTCTCCAAGCTGGCACCGAAAGAACAGCGCGCCATGAGTGCGGAAGAAGAACTCCTCCAGGCAATCTTCGGCAAGGTGGCAGAAGAAATGCAAGACACGAGTCTGCGCGTGCCGCACGGCTCAGGCGGTCGAGTCATCGACGTGCGCATCTTCACGCCGGAAACAACGCCTGAGTTGAAATCAGGTCTGATCTGCGAAATCGAAGTACTGATTGCCCGAATGTGCCCCGTTGAAGTAGGCGACAAACTGGCGGGACGCCACGGAAACAAAGGGATCGTCTCGATTGTCGTGCCAGACCAGGACATGCCTTACCTGCCCGACGGCACACCAGTCGACATCTGCCTCAACCCGCTTGGCGTACCAAGCCGTATGAATGTGGGACAGGTGTTCGATACGCAGCTCGGGCTCTACTCGCAGATTCTCAATCGCTACTACCGCATTCACCAGTTCGACGAATCTATCTCACCTGACGCCTCGTTCAACCTGGTCAGAGACGCACTTGCCGAGGTTCGAAAAACACCCGGCTACGAGTGGATGGGCAAGGACGGCAAAGTAATTCTGACCGACGGCAGAACGGGAGAGCCATTTGACCGCCCGGTGCTTGTGGGCAGACAGTACATGCTCAAGTTGAATCAGCTTGTTCTCCACAAAATCAACGCAAGATCCGGATTGGGTGGACCTTACGCCGCTGTCACACAACAGCCCGTGGGCGGAAAAGCAAACCACGGCGGACAGCGTATGGGCGAAATGGAGGTCTGGGCTATTCAAGCCTACGGCGCTGCCAATATTCTCAACGAAATGATGACCATCAAAGCCGACGACTTACACGGACGGCACCAGTCTTACGCCGACATCGTCCAGGGCAACCCGATGTGCGCACCAGGACGTACAGCTGCATTCGACGGTCTGTGCTGCGAAATTCGCGGACTTGGCTTCGAGATGACACTTGGTCGCATCGTAGACAGCTTCGACGTTGTCGAAGATAAGAGTTGCTCGACCCCATCGAAAGAACCACCTCCAAAGACACTCGAAGAAGAGTACATGGTCTCCGCCGTCGATACGAGAGAAGAAGAAGGAGTCAAGATTCTCGAAATCCCAGCCGGCGACTATGTTCCTATCAGTCGACCGCTGCAAGCACCGGTCATCACCTCAGTCACAACCGGCAAGAACGGCTTCAAGCCGCGCATCGAAGTTTCGCAAGAACCAATCATCGACGACATCGACGACAGCGATGAAGCGTATCTCGCTTCCTTCATCGACGACGCCACAAGCGACATTCTCGGACCTGATGGAACGCTTGCCAGTGGAACAGTCAACCAGGAAGACAATCAAAGAATGCAGGAATTCGATGAACCTGAAGAATTCGCTGCTCCTATCGACTTCGGCAGACCGGTCGAGTTCGGAAAACCGAACGAATTCAAGAAACCAGCCGAATTCGCCCCACCGACTGCGCAACCTGCCGGCGAGCAGCGTTTTGCGCTTTCCAGCGCTGATTTATCAGATTTGTCAGCAGCGATTGCGCCTGAACTTTCCAGCCAACAAGAAAAGCTGTCGCTTGACTTTCCGTCGCTCAGCGATCTCCAGTCGCTCGCTTCAGAGCTGCTCAACCTCGGAAATACTACTGAAACGGTAAAGCCCCCCACAGAGCCGGTCAAATCCTCAAACCCTCGTGAGGGCGGCGAAGGGGAAAAATCCCATGGTGAGGGTAATTACATCATGGACGACGAAGAATCTTAAAAGCATACTAGTGGTGCAGTCGGATCACTAGGAAATCGTACATGTCAGGCAGAGCACATAAGCAGTTCATCAAGACCACGGCGTTGTCTTTGTTTATGCTCGGCGCACTGAGCGTCTTCTCTCCGTTGGCAGCGCTTGCCCAGTTTGCACAACCGCTCGGATACCCCAGCCAGAACACGACACCACAAGCAGAAGTGCCTGGCAGCGGCGATACTCCTGCGCCGGTCAATCCCGGCGACACAATCGGTGCTCCTCCTGTTCCCACTGGAACAGCTGATCCAACCACAGGCAACAGTTTCCCAAATGGCGTCGGTCGCGACAGAACAGTCGTCAACGTCTACCGCAACAGCAATGGCGGTGCACTCGGTCAGCCACGCGGCAACCGCATGGTCATGACGATTCGTCCAGACCAGCTCTCAGCTGATCAACTCGGTCAAGTGCAAGGTATTCTCGGCGTCAACCTGCTCTCGGGCGAACAAATCATTCAGGTCAACGCTTCTGATGGTCAGATCGAACAGTTGCAGCAAGCAATGGCAGCCTGGCCGCAATATCAAATGAACGGCAATCGCAAGAAAATCAACAACGATTCACCAGCCACCGGATACCCAAAAGCCAACGAAAACAATAGCTACGACTTCCAGGGTCCGCTGCCGACAGTAAGAACATTCTCCCGCTATCTCGTCATTCTCGGCGTCGTCTGCGCCACAGTGTTCATGGCACTGGCAGCCTACTCCATGGTGCTCGGTCACCCTTACGGTGGCGCCAGAGTAATAGGCACCGCAGCTGGTTTCATGCTCCTGCTCATGGGCTACACAATCTGGAAAGTCGTCCAGATGAACACATTCAAAGCAATGAGCAACACGCCGGCAATCAATCAGAACAGACCGCAAACAGCTCAAGTGAACGATGCAAACATAGGCCCGCCAGGAGTACCGGTCACCCCGGGTGGTGGCGTCGGCGGAGCCGGAAGAAGCGGCATACCAGTCGTTCCATTCGGCAATGCTAACAACCCATAATCGACGAAGCAGACAAAACAAAGATTCTCAGGTAGTCAAAAGGACGCGGTAAACAATGAAGACAAAAACACTACTGATAGCAACAACGGCACTGAGCCTTGTAGCAGGTTGCGTGACATTGTTTCCAGCCTACGCCGCTCCGAACGGAATGGATGTTTTCTCCAACGTCACACCCGGAAACAGAAATCAAAACCCGCCTAGAAAATCCGCTGCCGATCAAATCGCCAGCATGATTCCTGCTGCCAATCCGATTGGACAGGGCTCAATGGCGATGATGTCAACGACGTCTCCGGCGCTCACCTGGTTTGAGAATTTCGACAATGTGTCATTCAGCTTAATGCCGACCGACACAGACAGAATCATCCTCAAAACCAACTTCAACCAGGAAGCAGAGCGCGTTATAGCATGGTCTAAAACTGCATCTAAAGTAGCTCACAACTACAGAGTTCTCGCCAAGAAATTAAAAACTGCACCGGTTCCTCCAAATCATGCACCTTTGAAGGAATATCAAAATCTGATGTCTGCCTGGTACGACGACAAAGCGGCTGTCTACGAAGATTTGATCCGCCCTCGCCCACCAGCCAGAACGATCGAAGAACTGCAGGACCAGCTCAAAGAAATCAATGACCGCGCAGACAGCATTGCCAGCCAACAAAAAGAATTGCACGCAATGGATATGCACCTGAGAGATGTGTATCACGTCCACCAGCCCAGACAAACCGACAAGCTCTGGCAGTACGTCTCCAATCAAACGCCAAATCACATTCAGGCGCTACCGAAGTAAAAGTCTTTCTCCGAACAAACACCCCAAACAAATCCGAGGACCGCAGGCAATGGCAATCCAACTCAATGAAAGAGACCATCTCATCTTCAAGCTGATAGATGAGCATCAGGTTCTTCTCGAAAAACATATTTCCTGGTTCATCTCAGGCGATGACAAACCTGTCTTGATCCGCGATCGACTACGCAAACTCTTTTATCTCGACTACTTGCTCTGCCACCGCCACGCGACAAAATTGCCCTGGTGGACGACTCCAACAAAGCCACTGGTCTACATG
This is a stretch of genomic DNA from Candidatus Melainabacteria bacterium. It encodes these proteins:
- a CDS encoding diguanylate cyclase yields the protein MSNLYGAPNGIERRAYRTTNATLNSIPAVNPQQSTSGKLSDPLKRTCTREYLVQLLEGQIELALENKYPLSVVLAEFTSPDGSLQETEAVLYAVAQQFNLNLRPTDIVVRFRNKTLALILHECDEIGARLASQRLTAFLGEGVRVGAEKVVLKPHYGFSSQLTRDSDRASKLLSSAEVSLRALQEA
- a CDS encoding response regulator transcription factor, translated to MFRPRTVLCERHELIRFGLKRVVSEVVEIVGEASDGMAAMDLIRRMKPDFVITDVDLDILNGVEICRRVHDEMPTANVLVLTDSYHATKYHNQLVRASARGFCLKSSGPRTLFEAIEQVTRGLPFCDPKITQLVKQSPATSMPNSNLTDREIEVLIRLDLRNKEISEELDMKLRTVEKHIECILAKLKVPTRTAAALKAVQLGYVLLPKMPGRDPVTGVTHEQTVAELQAELAIANEHLKALLKQNELLKEALNEKLRPSGGNPNAPQNPPPRPQPRREDEMEGRSSGSPPPDPFRPE
- a CDS encoding tetratricopeptide repeat protein; the encoded protein is MYCTSPDFQAKMTNVHKFIYTLAVAMSIQLGLATEQAFATKLNAAPLPHERDSKDFSNGEETVIPPSATRFKRRPDAREVEKQQKADELEAQKNAALAKKQQLDAEAKAQQQQIEAYNKQAQIAIEANNSAVALGKQGRWMEAIAAHEKAVQYDPKNKQFRVNLSAARTAFGQQRMAQKDYAGAASMFRKALSAAPDNGLAGKMLVECMKKSGLDATNADVRIQVGDQLAGANDFEGAAIEYQAAMQIEPSGKTYVKMGDMAYRYGQITTATNWYRQAIIKDPNCGAAHRQLGFLALAQRDNTSAAASLRKAVILDPKDVAAGQQLVEIWRKQVATNPLLAENHLGLAGALQLTGDFVGAESSYRKLEALDPKNPGLEAGRASLSRAYQHAKAEKHKLASTTLYNQGLRREALAEINQAVMLEPRNAEYQFLLGECLEANGDYQNAHQAYLTCVLIDPENNKEAAARMKAMQNQSGMTAQQSQNAISQVTNRLTGANSQHSPLATPQAQAMPVQTQQTAPAALAQGMPTDNSGVRKNMFEGGSGSPTLPQTMNFRTHDESEAAQSGTAVAAAPGITAPQTTAPAANDNLAKVSACEAQKDYAGAVTILRQLLSDNLQNPDIHHRLAVNLMSAGEISEAISEFRIASALNPKQKAYAEDLARAMSIHKRSMTSDGAGAPQ
- a CDS encoding DNA-directed RNA polymerase subunit beta, with translation MSFYFQAPDLAEFPRRSYRKFLEETLGNLFAEISPIASEFSTRYEVSFVGQDGKVHWRFEDYAPDSGYPTSAEAARKTNMTHAKRMMMEVWLRDTQTHELRKSTAYVADVPVITDRGTFVINGSERVVLGQLVRAPGIYFSQGGPSSYKALWLAEQGAPVSIELELDPGSGKTSRAKCRIKLPKRSWIAATTVLTAMGVDENTMTKRIAPLLERNRIEWKKVSQTEALAVVGRGWKPDGGGGASGGVTALKELTEKRRYNMGHLGRKRVNKKLGVDHESLQLSAEDIMAAVEYILNLPLGNGTTDNIDSLENRHLRGVGDVLTRAVRPALAQMVKSLRTRLELNEDEEIGSPNDLVDCRPVANAMVKFFSGNPLVQYLDQQNPLSELSHRRRITSFGPGGIDPNAAPNEMRDVHPSQIGRVCLVESPEGKNCGLVAYMATYCRIDEDGFLTVPYRRVVEGKVTDEVCYLTPADDKVYSLAPPDTRVIENEIQGPFVSGRRGERFFEMEPKDVDMIGIAPQGFISVGSGLIPFLEHDDANRALMGGGMMRQTLPLIKPERPRVGTGMEKIVARSSGHSIVARRAGTVTRVTGNEIVVTQASGESRTYNLIRFDRTNQNTILDQRPAVKEGQKVEAGQIIADGPAIDNGELALGRNLLIAFLSWRGQNFEDAIVLREGLIRDAKLSHIEIEKHSVGVHQTLRGPEVLTPELPNVANKDLEHLDMRGIAKIGSYVNPGDILVSKLAPKEQRAMSAEEELLQAIFGKVAEEMQDTSLRVPHGSGGRVIDVRIFTPETTPELKSGLICEIEVLIARMCPVEVGDKLAGRHGNKGIVSIVVPDQDMPYLPDGTPVDICLNPLGVPSRMNVGQVFDTQLGLYSQILNRYYRIHQFDESISPDASFNLVRDALAEVRKTPGYEWMGKDGKVILTDGRTGEPFDRPVLVGRQYMLKLNQLVLHKINARSGLGGPYAAVTQQPVGGKANHGGQRMGEMEVWAIQAYGAANILNEMMTIKADDLHGRHQSYADIVQGNPMCAPGRTAAFDGLCCEIRGLGFEMTLGRIVDSFDVVEDKSCSTPSKEPPPKTLEEEYMVSAVDTREEEGVKILEIPAGDYVPISRPLQAPVITSVTTGKNGFKPRIEVSQEPIIDDIDDSDEAYLASFIDDATSDILGPDGTLASGTVNQEDNQRMQEFDEPEEFAAPIDFGRPVEFGKPNEFKKPAEFAPPTAQPAGEQRFALSSADLSDLSAAIAPELSSQQEKLSLDFPSLSDLQSLASELLNLGNTTETVKPPTEPVKSSNPREGGEGEKSHGEGNYIMDDEES